In a single window of the uncultured Dysgonomonas sp. genome:
- the rluF gene encoding 23S rRNA pseudouridine(2604) synthase RluF yields the protein MEYRLNKYISNSGFCSRREADRFIEEGRVTINGKRAQVGMRVLPGQKVKVNGELIVNKIEPVYIAFNKPVGIVSTTDPQERDNIINFIRHEQRIFPIGRLDKDSQGLILLTNDGDIVNKILRAGNNHKKDYLVKVNRPITKDFLTRMAQGVPILDRVTRRCEIVEINPYMFRISLIQGLNRQIRRMCEYFDYEVLKLERIQIMNIKLGDLGQGNWRNLTQTELEGLFDMLENSEKTQTAKAPSNKAFNKALEEFDIKTDYRKASIAAKYGKTDKVNKPSSTNKKTSNIPAAPSDESEQKAKPKRKGKPASGLRVGKQKVAANKPKGGSKPKPKSKSKKKPLN from the coding sequence ATGGAATACAGATTAAATAAATATATCAGCAACTCCGGATTCTGCTCCCGACGCGAAGCCGACCGATTCATAGAAGAAGGCCGTGTGACCATCAATGGTAAACGCGCCCAAGTGGGAATGCGGGTTCTGCCGGGGCAGAAAGTGAAGGTAAACGGAGAACTCATCGTTAATAAAATCGAGCCGGTGTACATCGCTTTCAACAAGCCGGTAGGTATCGTCAGCACTACCGACCCGCAGGAAAGGGATAACATTATTAATTTCATCCGGCACGAACAACGGATATTTCCTATCGGACGACTTGATAAAGATTCTCAGGGGTTAATCCTGTTAACTAATGATGGTGACATCGTAAATAAAATATTGCGTGCAGGAAACAATCATAAAAAAGATTACCTTGTAAAAGTAAACCGCCCTATTACAAAAGACTTTCTTACACGCATGGCACAGGGCGTGCCTATACTGGACCGCGTTACCCGCCGATGCGAAATAGTAGAGATAAACCCTTACATGTTTCGCATATCGCTTATACAGGGACTAAACAGGCAGATCAGACGTATGTGCGAATATTTCGACTATGAGGTACTCAAACTGGAACGCATACAGATAATGAATATCAAACTCGGCGATCTGGGACAAGGCAACTGGCGCAACCTGACACAGACTGAGCTGGAAGGACTTTTCGATATGCTGGAAAACTCCGAAAAAACTCAGACGGCTAAGGCTCCGAGTAATAAGGCTTTTAATAAAGCCCTTGAAGAATTCGATATAAAGACTGATTACAGAAAAGCCAGCATTGCTGCAAAGTATGGAAAAACTGACAAAGTAAATAAACCTAGTAGTACCAATAAAAAGACTTCAAATATCCCTGCTGCCCCCTCTGACGAAAGTGAACAAAAGGCAAAACCCAAACGAAAAGGCAAACCTGCCAGCGGACTACGTGTAGGCAAGCAAAAAGTAGCTGCGAACAAACCAAAAGGGGGATCAAAACCGAAACCAAAGAGCAAATCTAAAAAGAAACCTCTGAACTAG
- the purL gene encoding phosphoribosylformylglycinamidine synthase, which yields MVSFFQTPSKNIIAVQTNSSLNADFIQRLTWAFSGATLLEAENVPGFFVGPRREMITPWSTNAVEITQNMGIDGIVRIEEFFPADTNDAKHDPMLQRIYDGLNQEIFNIYKQPEPIIEIDDIETYNKQEGLALSEDEIEYLNEVSKRLNRKLTDSEVFGFSQVNSEHCRHKIFNGTFIIDGEEKESSLFKLIKKTSQVNPNKLVSAYKDNVAFSQGPEIEQFAPEKGEEPSLYQKKTIKSVISLKAETHNFPTTVEPFNGAATGSGGEIRDRLGGGKASLPIAGTAVYMTSYPRTKAGKAWEETMPERPWLYQTPEEILIKASNGASDFGNKFGQPLICGSLLTFEHQENQKKFAYDKVIMLAGGVGFANKRDALKGEPKPGEKVVILGGDNYRIGMGGGAVSSVDTGQYSSGIELNAVQRANPEMQKRTANVIRALAESDNNPVVSIHDHGAGGHLNCLSELVEATGGKIDISKLPIGDPTLSSKEIVGNESQERMGLLIPADAADRIKRIAERERSPMYVVGETTNDMKFVFEQADGKRPIDLKLEDFFGKAPKTIMRDETIDEVYANPEYDLSKLEEYIKNVLQLEAVACKDWLTNKVDRSVTGKVARQQTQGEIQLPLSDLGAVALDYKGKAGIATSIGHAPQAAMVDPAAGSVLAIAESLTNIIFAPIEDGLKGISLSANWMWPCKNPGEDARLYKAVEACSEFACELGINIPTGKDSLSMTQKYGDDKVYSPGTVIISAAGEVKNIRKIVSPVLAYIKGTYLYYIDFSFDTFKLGGSAFAQTMSKLGEEVPTVKDPEYFKNAFNAVQELIDRGLVLAGHDISAGGLVTAMLEMCFANPQGGLEARLDKLHHADLIKVLFSENPGILIQVKHHHLVEKILDDYGIGFAIVARPIEERKFVIQKDAFSQEFNIDELRDAWYEPSYLLDRKQSTEKLALERFENYKKQPLQFKFNPSFSGKFAQYGIDPNRTAPTGLKAAVIREKGTNSEREMAYSLHLAGFDVRDVHMTDLASGRETLEDINLIVFCGGFSNSDVLGSAKGWAGSFIYNDRAKETLRKYYERKDTLSLGVCNGCQLMMELDLIYPEHDKHPKMEHNTSHKFESTYVSVEIPQNNSVMLGSLSGSTLGIWSVHGEGRFAMPKSESEYNVVAKYIYSEYPGNPNGSDYNVTGVVSKDGRHLAMMPHLERSLFPWQCGHHPFEHRKDDFTPWMEAFVNAREWVKKVKSE from the coding sequence ATGGTTTCCTTCTTTCAAACCCCTTCCAAGAACATCATTGCTGTTCAAACAAACTCAAGTCTTAACGCCGATTTTATCCAACGCCTCACATGGGCATTCAGTGGTGCAACCTTGCTCGAAGCAGAAAATGTTCCGGGCTTTTTTGTTGGACCGCGCCGCGAAATGATTACACCATGGAGCACCAATGCTGTGGAGATCACGCAGAATATGGGTATCGACGGAATCGTACGTATCGAGGAATTTTTTCCGGCAGATACAAACGATGCTAAACACGACCCGATGCTTCAACGCATCTATGACGGGCTTAATCAGGAAATATTCAATATTTACAAACAACCTGAACCCATTATCGAAATAGATGATATAGAAACATACAATAAGCAGGAAGGCCTTGCCCTTAGCGAAGATGAAATAGAATATCTGAACGAAGTAAGCAAAAGACTGAACAGGAAACTGACCGACAGCGAAGTATTCGGATTCTCACAGGTAAATTCGGAACATTGCCGTCACAAGATTTTCAACGGTACATTTATCATCGACGGAGAAGAAAAAGAAAGTTCGCTTTTCAAATTAATAAAGAAAACATCGCAGGTAAACCCCAACAAGCTGGTATCGGCATACAAAGACAATGTAGCCTTCAGCCAGGGACCGGAGATAGAACAATTTGCACCGGAAAAAGGAGAAGAACCAAGCCTTTATCAGAAAAAAACAATCAAATCGGTTATCTCTCTGAAAGCCGAGACCCATAACTTCCCTACTACCGTAGAGCCTTTCAATGGCGCTGCTACCGGTTCGGGAGGTGAAATCCGTGACCGTCTGGGCGGAGGAAAGGCATCCCTGCCAATTGCGGGAACTGCCGTATATATGACATCCTACCCACGCACAAAAGCAGGTAAAGCATGGGAAGAAACTATGCCGGAGCGCCCTTGGCTATACCAAACACCGGAAGAAATACTTATCAAGGCATCGAACGGAGCGTCCGATTTCGGAAACAAATTCGGGCAACCGCTTATCTGCGGTTCCTTACTTACATTCGAGCATCAGGAAAACCAAAAGAAATTTGCATACGATAAAGTAATCATGCTTGCCGGTGGTGTCGGCTTTGCGAACAAACGCGACGCGCTGAAAGGCGAACCGAAACCTGGCGAAAAAGTGGTTATCCTCGGAGGAGACAATTATCGCATCGGTATGGGTGGAGGCGCTGTATCGTCAGTAGATACAGGACAATACTCAAGCGGTATAGAACTGAACGCCGTACAACGTGCCAATCCCGAAATGCAGAAACGTACTGCAAATGTGATACGTGCATTGGCTGAGTCGGATAACAATCCGGTTGTCTCCATTCACGACCACGGTGCAGGAGGACACCTGAACTGTCTTTCGGAGCTTGTAGAAGCTACCGGAGGAAAAATAGACATATCCAAACTTCCTATCGGCGACCCTACCCTATCGTCAAAAGAAATTGTAGGAAATGAGAGCCAGGAACGTATGGGCTTGCTTATCCCTGCCGACGCTGCCGACAGGATTAAACGCATTGCGGAACGCGAACGCTCTCCTATGTATGTTGTAGGAGAAACCACAAACGATATGAAATTTGTTTTCGAACAGGCTGACGGCAAACGTCCTATCGACCTTAAACTGGAAGACTTCTTCGGAAAAGCGCCGAAAACAATCATGCGCGACGAGACAATCGACGAGGTTTATGCAAATCCTGAATATGATCTATCCAAACTGGAAGAATATATAAAGAACGTACTTCAACTGGAAGCTGTTGCCTGCAAAGACTGGTTGACAAATAAAGTAGACCGTTCGGTTACAGGTAAGGTTGCACGCCAGCAAACACAGGGAGAAATCCAGTTGCCGCTAAGCGACCTTGGTGCTGTAGCCCTCGATTATAAAGGGAAGGCTGGTATCGCCACATCTATAGGTCATGCACCACAGGCTGCGATGGTAGACCCTGCTGCAGGTTCTGTACTGGCAATAGCCGAATCGTTGACTAACATCATCTTCGCCCCGATCGAGGATGGACTGAAAGGAATTTCATTGAGTGCAAACTGGATGTGGCCTTGCAAGAATCCGGGAGAAGACGCAAGATTATATAAAGCAGTAGAGGCTTGTTCAGAATTTGCCTGCGAACTGGGAATAAACATCCCGACAGGCAAAGACTCTCTGTCGATGACACAGAAATATGGAGATGACAAAGTATATTCACCGGGTACTGTGATTATATCGGCTGCGGGTGAAGTGAAAAATATCCGCAAGATCGTATCTCCGGTATTGGCATATATCAAAGGTACTTACCTTTATTATATCGATTTTTCTTTCGACACCTTCAAACTTGGAGGTTCTGCTTTCGCTCAAACAATGAGCAAGCTGGGTGAAGAAGTTCCGACCGTGAAAGACCCTGAATATTTCAAAAACGCATTCAATGCAGTGCAGGAACTGATAGACAGGGGACTGGTACTTGCCGGACACGATATATCTGCCGGAGGACTTGTAACAGCCATGCTGGAAATGTGTTTTGCCAATCCGCAGGGAGGACTCGAAGCACGTCTCGACAAACTGCACCATGCAGACCTGATTAAAGTGTTATTCTCTGAAAATCCGGGTATCCTAATTCAGGTGAAACATCACCATCTGGTGGAAAAAATACTGGACGATTACGGTATTGGTTTCGCCATCGTTGCCCGCCCGATAGAAGAGCGCAAATTCGTTATCCAAAAGGATGCTTTCAGCCAGGAATTCAATATAGACGAACTGCGTGATGCATGGTATGAACCATCATACCTTCTCGATAGGAAGCAGAGCACCGAAAAACTGGCTTTAGAACGTTTCGAAAACTATAAGAAGCAACCGCTTCAATTCAAGTTCAACCCTTCGTTTTCAGGTAAATTTGCTCAATACGGAATCGACCCTAATAGAACTGCCCCAACAGGGTTGAAAGCTGCTGTTATACGCGAAAAAGGTACAAACAGCGAACGTGAAATGGCTTATTCCCTCCATCTTGCCGGTTTTGACGTAAGGGACGTACATATGACCGATTTAGCTTCGGGACGTGAAACGTTGGAAGACATCAATCTGATTGTATTCTGCGGAGGATTTTCCAACTCGGATGTACTTGGTTCGGCAAAAGGATGGGCCGGTAGTTTTATCTACAACGATAGAGCAAAAGAGACCCTTCGTAAATATTACGAACGCAAAGATACACTGAGCCTCGGAGTATGTAACGGTTGCCAGCTGATGATGGAACTCGACCTCATTTATCCCGAACATGACAAACACCCGAAAATGGAACACAACACATCGCATAAGTTCGAATCGACTTATGTAAGCGTAGAAATTCCACAGAATAACTCTGTTATGTTGGGTTCACTATCAGGTAGTACATTGGGTATATGGTCAGTACATGGCGAAGGACGTTTTGCAATGCCGAAGTCTGAATCCGAGTATAATGTAGTTGCCAAATACATCTACAGTGAATATCCGGGAAATCCAAACGGTTCCGACTATAACGTCACCGGTGTTGTTTCGAAAGACGGACGCCATCTGGCAATGATGCCTCACCTCGAACGTTCTCTATTCCCTTGGCAATGCGGGCACCATCCTTTCGAACATCGTAAAGATGATTTTACTCCTTGGATGGAGGCATTTGTAAATGCAAGGGAGTGGGTGAAGAAAGTGAAAAGTGAATGA